A genomic region of Streptomyces diastaticus subsp. diastaticus contains the following coding sequences:
- the gatA gene encoding Asp-tRNA(Asn)/Glu-tRNA(Gln) amidotransferase subunit GatA, translating to MTDSIIKLTAAETAAKIASGELTAAEVTEAHLARIEAVDEKVHAFLHVDREGALAQARAVDAKRAAGEKLGPLAGVPLALKDIFTTEGIPTTVGSKILEGWIPPYDATVTKRLKDADVVILGKTNMDEFAMGSSTENSAYGPTGNPWDLTRIPGGSGGGSSAALAAFEAPLAIGTDTGGSIRQPAAVTGTVGVKPTYGGVSRYGMVAFSSSLDQGGPCARTVLDAALLHEAIAGHDPLDSTSIDAPVPPVVEAARNGSVAGMRVGVVKQFRGEGYQAGVVQRFDESVELLRKLGATIVELDCPSFDLALSAYYLIAPSECSSNLARFDAMRYGLRVGDDGTRSAEEVTAITREEGFGDEVKRRVILGTYALSSGYYDAYYGSAQKVRTLITRDFERAFEEVDVIVSPTTPTTAFPIGERADDPMAMYLADLCTIPTNLAGNAAMSLPCGLAPEDGLPVGLQIIAPAMKDDRLYKVGAAVEAAFVEQWGHPLLEEAPSL from the coding sequence ATGACGGACAGCATCATCAAGCTCACCGCGGCCGAGACCGCCGCGAAGATCGCCTCCGGCGAACTCACCGCCGCGGAGGTCACCGAGGCCCACCTGGCCCGGATCGAGGCCGTCGACGAGAAGGTCCACGCCTTCCTGCACGTCGACCGCGAGGGCGCCCTCGCCCAGGCGCGCGCCGTCGACGCCAAGCGCGCGGCCGGCGAGAAGCTCGGCCCGCTCGCCGGTGTCCCGCTGGCGCTGAAGGACATCTTCACCACCGAGGGGATTCCGACCACCGTCGGCTCGAAGATCCTCGAAGGCTGGATCCCGCCGTACGACGCCACCGTCACCAAGCGGCTCAAGGACGCCGACGTGGTGATCCTCGGCAAGACCAACATGGACGAGTTCGCCATGGGGTCCTCCACCGAGAACAGCGCCTACGGCCCCACCGGCAACCCGTGGGACCTCACCCGCATCCCCGGCGGCTCCGGCGGCGGCTCCTCCGCCGCGCTCGCCGCCTTCGAGGCGCCGCTGGCCATCGGCACGGACACCGGCGGCTCCATCCGCCAGCCCGCCGCCGTGACCGGCACCGTCGGCGTCAAGCCGACCTACGGCGGCGTCTCCCGCTACGGCATGGTCGCCTTCTCCAGCTCCCTCGACCAGGGCGGGCCCTGCGCCCGCACGGTGCTCGACGCCGCGCTGCTGCACGAGGCCATCGCCGGGCACGACCCGCTCGACTCGACCTCCATCGACGCCCCGGTCCCGCCGGTCGTCGAGGCCGCCCGCAACGGCTCGGTCGCCGGGATGCGCGTCGGCGTGGTCAAGCAGTTCCGCGGCGAGGGCTACCAGGCCGGTGTCGTCCAGCGGTTCGACGAGTCCGTGGAGCTGCTCCGCAAGCTCGGCGCGACCATCGTCGAGCTGGACTGCCCCTCGTTCGACCTGGCGCTCTCGGCGTACTACCTGATCGCGCCCTCCGAGTGCTCCTCGAACCTCGCCCGCTTCGACGCCATGCGCTACGGCCTCAGGGTCGGTGACGACGGGACGCGGTCGGCCGAAGAGGTCACCGCCATCACCCGCGAGGAGGGCTTCGGCGACGAGGTCAAGCGCCGCGTCATCCTCGGCACGTACGCGCTCAGCTCCGGCTACTACGACGCGTACTACGGCTCCGCGCAGAAGGTCCGCACGCTCATCACGCGCGACTTCGAGCGGGCCTTCGAGGAGGTCGACGTGATCGTCTCGCCGACCACCCCGACGACCGCGTTCCCCATCGGGGAGCGGGCCGACGACCCCATGGCGATGTACCTCGCCGACCTCTGCACCATCCCCACCAACCTGGCCGGGAACGCCGCGATGTCGCTGCCCTGCGGCCTCGCCCCCGAGGACGGCCTGCCGGTGGGGCTCCAGATCATCGCCCCCGCCATGAAGGACGACCGGCTGTACAAGGTCGGAGCAGCCGTCGAGGCCGCCTTCGTGGAACAGTGGGGTCATCCGCTGCTGGAGGAGGCTCCGTCCCTGTGA
- a CDS encoding MMPL family transporter: MAALARWCMHHRLLAVLLWLLVLGGAGTAAGVAGSAYTNDYAAGGTESGEATALIERGFPGLAGDSDTLVWHAPDSSVHAADVEQTMTHVLDRVAGLPGVATVAGPYADAGTGPGGGVSADGRTAYATVTFAAQTSDISPAQAEAVVDAAHAADGDGLQVEVGGSAVALTEAPALHTAELIGVAVAAVVLFLAFGSLAASLLPIATALVSVGIAYAGIVLLGHVMTVADFAPMLGMLIGLGVGIDYALFLVTRHRTGLKQGLTTEAAAARAVATTGRAVVFAGATVCIALLGMLILRLEFLNGVAIAASLTVLLTVAASLTLLPALLAYIGPRALSRRERRRLAAEGPLPELPTGFAARWSRFVERHPKLLGVLATAVMAVLALPMLSLHLGTSDQGNNPATSTTRQAYDLLADEFGPGVNGPLTLVTEVGGAQDRLALDGLEQTLRQTDGVADVTPVVLNEDSDTALLTVVPTSSPQSEETSALVDRLRSDVLPRAEAGTGLDLQVGGVTAAYDDFAELIVGKLPLFIGVVISLGFALLLLAFRSVGIPLKAALMNVMAVAGAFGVVVAIFQWGWGSELLGLGSSGPIEPFLPVIMVSVLFGLSMDYQVFLVSRMHEEWLATGDNTRAVRVGLAETGRVINSAAVIMISVFLAFVLSGDRLIAMFGIALAVAVALDAFVLRTLLVPALMHLLGRANWWLPGRLDRLLPRISIEGPPEHRAGHPADVPVPRTPGGVPAAGPDPERAPAGPAAVR; encoded by the coding sequence GTGGCCGCACTCGCCCGCTGGTGCATGCACCACCGCCTCCTGGCCGTCCTGCTCTGGCTGCTCGTCCTCGGTGGTGCCGGTACCGCCGCGGGCGTCGCCGGATCGGCGTACACCAACGACTACGCGGCCGGGGGCACCGAGTCCGGCGAGGCCACCGCCCTCATCGAGCGCGGCTTCCCCGGCCTCGCGGGCGACAGTGACACCCTCGTCTGGCACGCCCCCGACAGCTCCGTGCACGCCGCCGACGTCGAGCAGACCATGACCCACGTGCTGGACCGCGTCGCCGGGCTGCCCGGCGTCGCCACCGTCGCCGGCCCCTACGCCGACGCGGGCACCGGCCCCGGCGGCGGCGTCAGCGCGGACGGCCGCACCGCCTACGCCACCGTCACCTTCGCCGCGCAGACCAGCGACATCAGCCCCGCGCAGGCCGAGGCCGTGGTGGACGCCGCGCACGCCGCCGACGGCGACGGCCTCCAGGTCGAGGTGGGCGGCTCGGCCGTCGCCCTCACCGAGGCCCCCGCCCTGCACACCGCCGAACTCATCGGCGTCGCCGTCGCCGCCGTCGTCCTCTTCCTCGCCTTCGGCTCCCTCGCCGCCTCCCTGCTGCCCATCGCCACCGCCCTGGTCAGCGTCGGCATCGCCTACGCCGGGATCGTGCTGCTGGGCCACGTCATGACCGTCGCCGACTTCGCCCCCATGCTCGGCATGCTGATCGGCCTCGGCGTCGGCATCGACTACGCGCTGTTCCTCGTCACCCGGCACCGCACCGGCCTGAAACAGGGCCTGACCACCGAGGCGGCGGCCGCCCGCGCCGTCGCCACCACCGGACGGGCCGTCGTCTTCGCCGGCGCCACCGTCTGCATCGCCCTGCTCGGCATGCTCATCCTGCGCCTGGAGTTCCTCAACGGCGTCGCCATCGCCGCCTCCCTCACCGTGCTGCTCACGGTCGCCGCCTCCCTGACTCTGCTCCCCGCGCTCCTCGCGTACATCGGACCGCGCGCCCTCAGCCGCCGCGAGCGGCGCCGGCTCGCCGCGGAGGGGCCGCTGCCGGAGCTGCCCACCGGGTTCGCCGCGCGCTGGTCCCGTTTCGTCGAGCGGCACCCCAAGCTCCTCGGCGTCCTCGCCACGGCCGTCATGGCCGTCCTCGCGCTGCCCATGCTCAGCCTCCACCTCGGCACCTCCGACCAGGGCAACAACCCGGCCACCAGCACCACCCGCCAGGCGTACGACCTGCTCGCCGACGAGTTCGGGCCCGGCGTCAACGGCCCGCTCACCCTCGTCACCGAGGTCGGGGGCGCCCAGGACCGGCTCGCCCTCGACGGCCTGGAGCAGACCCTGCGGCAGACCGACGGCGTCGCCGACGTCACCCCCGTCGTCCTCAACGAGGACTCCGACACCGCTCTGCTGACCGTCGTGCCCACCTCCTCCCCGCAGTCCGAGGAGACCAGCGCCCTCGTCGACCGGCTCCGCTCCGACGTCCTGCCGCGGGCCGAGGCGGGCACCGGGCTCGACCTCCAGGTCGGCGGGGTGACCGCCGCCTACGACGACTTCGCCGAACTGATCGTCGGCAAGCTGCCGCTCTTCATCGGTGTCGTCATCAGCCTCGGCTTCGCCCTGCTGCTGCTCGCCTTCCGCTCCGTCGGCATCCCGCTCAAGGCGGCGCTGATGAACGTGATGGCCGTCGCCGGTGCCTTCGGCGTCGTGGTGGCGATCTTCCAGTGGGGCTGGGGCAGCGAACTCCTCGGCCTCGGCAGCTCGGGCCCGATCGAGCCGTTCCTGCCGGTGATCATGGTCTCGGTGCTCTTCGGGCTCTCCATGGACTACCAGGTCTTCCTGGTCAGCCGGATGCACGAGGAATGGCTGGCCACCGGTGACAACACCCGGGCCGTCCGGGTCGGGCTCGCCGAGACCGGCCGGGTCATCAACTCGGCCGCCGTCATCATGATCTCCGTCTTCCTCGCCTTCGTGCTCAGCGGCGACCGGCTCATCGCCATGTTCGGCATCGCGCTCGCCGTGGCCGTCGCCCTGGACGCCTTCGTCCTCCGGACCCTGCTGGTCCCCGCCCTCATGCATCTGCTGGGCCGCGCCAACTGGTGGCTGCCCGGCCGGCTCGACCGCTTGCTGCCCCGCATCAGCATCGAGGGCCCGCCCGAGCACCGGGCCGGGCACCCGGCGGACGTACCCGTCCCGCGCACGCCCGGCGGAGTGCCGGCCGCCGGGCCGGACCCCGAGCGGGCCCCCGCCGGCCCAGCCGCCGTCCGTTAA
- the gatB gene encoding Asp-tRNA(Asn)/Glu-tRNA(Gln) amidotransferase subunit GatB has protein sequence MTVTDLVPYDDALAAYDPVMGLEVHVELGTKTKMFCGCSTELGADANSQTCPTCLGLPGSLPVVNAVGVESAVKIGLALHCEIAEWCRFARKNYFYPDMPKNFQTSQYDEPIAFDGYLDVQLEDGEVFRVEIERAHMEEDTGKSTHVGGATGRIHGASHSLLDYNRAGIPLIEIVTKPIEGAGERAPEVAKAYVAELRELIKALGVSEARMEMGQMRCDVNLSLRPKGRREFGTRSETKNVNSLRSVERAARFEIQRHAAVLSTGGTIVQETRHFHEEDGSTTAGRIKDNAEDYRYFPEPDLVPVAPPREWVEELRATLPEPPRVRRNRLREEWGVSEHDMQSILNAGAIDPIVATIEAGAEASAARKWWMGELARNANETGRPLEALPITPAQVARVAELVKGGDLNDKLARQVIEGVLAGEGDPDTVVEKRGLKVVSDEGALTTAVEEAIAGNPAVADKIRGGKVAAAGALVGAVMKATRGQADAARVKELILAQLGVEG, from the coding sequence GTGACTGTCACTGACCTGGTGCCGTACGACGACGCGCTGGCGGCGTACGACCCCGTCATGGGCCTGGAGGTCCATGTCGAGCTCGGCACCAAGACCAAGATGTTCTGCGGCTGCTCCACGGAGCTGGGCGCGGACGCCAACTCGCAGACCTGCCCCACCTGCCTCGGCCTGCCCGGTTCCCTGCCGGTCGTCAACGCCGTCGGCGTGGAGTCGGCCGTCAAGATCGGCCTGGCGCTCCACTGCGAGATCGCCGAATGGTGCCGCTTCGCCCGGAAGAACTACTTCTACCCGGACATGCCGAAGAACTTCCAGACCTCCCAGTACGACGAGCCCATCGCCTTCGACGGCTACCTCGACGTGCAACTGGAGGACGGCGAGGTCTTCCGGGTGGAGATCGAGCGCGCCCACATGGAGGAGGACACCGGCAAGTCGACCCACGTCGGAGGGGCCACCGGCCGTATCCACGGCGCGTCCCACTCCCTGCTCGACTACAACCGCGCCGGCATCCCGCTCATCGAGATCGTCACCAAGCCCATCGAGGGCGCGGGCGAGCGGGCCCCCGAGGTCGCCAAGGCGTACGTCGCCGAGCTGCGCGAGCTGATCAAGGCGCTCGGCGTCTCCGAGGCCCGCATGGAGATGGGCCAGATGCGGTGCGACGTCAACCTCTCGCTGCGCCCCAAGGGCCGGCGGGAGTTCGGCACCCGCTCGGAGACGAAGAACGTCAACTCGCTCCGCTCGGTCGAGCGTGCCGCCCGGTTCGAGATCCAGCGGCACGCCGCGGTCCTCTCCACCGGCGGCACCATCGTCCAGGAGACCCGGCACTTCCACGAGGAGGACGGCTCCACCACGGCCGGCCGCATCAAGGACAACGCCGAGGACTACCGCTACTTCCCCGAGCCGGACCTGGTGCCGGTCGCCCCGCCGCGCGAGTGGGTCGAGGAACTGCGCGCCACCCTGCCCGAACCGCCCCGCGTGCGCCGCAACCGGCTCCGCGAGGAGTGGGGCGTCTCCGAGCACGACATGCAGTCGATCCTCAACGCCGGGGCGATCGACCCGATCGTCGCCACCATCGAGGCGGGCGCCGAGGCGTCCGCCGCGCGCAAGTGGTGGATGGGCGAACTGGCCCGCAACGCCAACGAGACGGGCCGGCCCCTGGAGGCCCTGCCGATCACCCCGGCGCAGGTCGCCCGGGTCGCCGAGCTGGTCAAGGGCGGTGACCTCAACGACAAGCTGGCCCGCCAGGTCATCGAGGGCGTCCTCGCGGGCGAGGGCGACCCGGACACCGTGGTGGAGAAGCGCGGCCTGAAGGTCGTCTCCGACGAGGGCGCGCTCACCACCGCCGTCGAGGAGGCCATCGCCGGGAACCCGGCCGTCGCGGACAAGATCCGCGGCGGCAAGGTCGCCGCCGCCGGTGCGCTGGTCGGCGCCGTCATGAAGGCGACGCGCGGCCAGGCCGACGCCGCCCGCGTGAAGGAGCTGATCCTCGCGCAGCTCGGCGTCGAGGGCTGA
- a CDS encoding putative bifunctional diguanylate cyclase/phosphodiesterase: protein MEPTESAAPASWPRLRRTVAARTAPHRAPYAPGRAEGVSPLLPAAVVVLAAVLLAAGIGRALATGHALFPAGAAGWALAVLTGIVVGHLVALGRDRWWGGTGSGAALTLAVLLLYGWVPAGLVSITVVVLVGVARRHRWRQGLLHGAVDILGIAAAALLLTLTGITPSVETPWDPRGWTLATGTGVLFAAAGYLLTTRLLLWLVHTPHPGTLPTVTRSVVIRQSLVGVALLGIAPLICVVAVALPVLLPLFSIPLIALDSTLWIARARAEEQLRDPLTGLPNRQWLLERIWTALDEAEQAGTRSALLLIDLDRFRSVNDTLGHLAGDRLLLQIAERLRPALPRGAEAARLGGDEFAVLLPVADSTTAAQRVARGLVAELGSPLDLDGLTLVLEASAGVAVYPDHAQDAEGLLRRADVAMYQAKRDRTGVEVYESKRDSNTPDRLGLLGDLRRALDAGEVELHYQPKVRFDGQVAGLEALVRWVHPERGRVPPDEFIAIAESSGLMPHLTEYVLETALGQVARWRAQGLNVPVAVNVSPRDVHSPGFAGAVAARLARHGVPAGALQLEITEHVLLEDPQRAADTLAALTGHGVRMSLDDFGTGYSSLVHLRRLPVSELKIDRSFVARLAVDTEDAEIVRCTVDLAHSLGLLVVAEGVEDDETWERLRDLGCDAVQGWLVAAAMPADETTAWLRARGARGWRRPAELAAEARSARAVRSGPPQ from the coding sequence ATGGAACCGACCGAGAGCGCCGCACCGGCCTCATGGCCGCGTCTGCGCCGCACCGTTGCCGCGCGCACCGCCCCGCACCGGGCGCCGTACGCGCCCGGCCGGGCCGAGGGCGTCTCCCCGCTGCTCCCGGCCGCCGTCGTCGTGCTCGCCGCCGTCCTCCTCGCCGCCGGCATCGGCCGCGCCCTCGCCACCGGCCACGCCCTCTTCCCGGCGGGCGCCGCCGGCTGGGCGCTCGCCGTCCTCACCGGCATCGTCGTCGGCCACCTCGTCGCCCTCGGCCGCGACCGCTGGTGGGGCGGGACCGGCTCCGGTGCCGCCCTGACCCTCGCGGTCCTGCTGCTCTACGGCTGGGTCCCGGCCGGGCTGGTCAGCATCACCGTCGTCGTCCTGGTCGGTGTCGCCCGCAGGCACCGCTGGCGCCAGGGCCTGCTGCACGGCGCCGTCGACATCCTCGGCATCGCCGCCGCCGCCCTCCTGCTGACCCTCACCGGCATCACTCCCAGCGTCGAGACGCCCTGGGACCCGCGCGGCTGGACCCTCGCCACCGGCACCGGCGTCCTGTTCGCCGCCGCCGGCTACCTGCTGACGACCCGCCTGCTGCTGTGGCTGGTCCACACCCCGCACCCGGGCACCCTGCCCACCGTCACCCGCAGCGTCGTGATCCGGCAGAGCCTGGTCGGCGTCGCCCTGCTCGGCATCGCCCCGCTGATCTGCGTGGTCGCCGTCGCCCTGCCGGTGCTGCTGCCGCTCTTCTCCATCCCGCTCATCGCCCTCGACTCCACCCTGTGGATCGCCCGCGCCCGCGCCGAGGAGCAACTGCGCGACCCGCTCACCGGCCTGCCCAACCGGCAATGGCTGCTGGAGCGGATCTGGACCGCCCTCGACGAGGCCGAGCAGGCCGGGACGCGCTCCGCGCTGCTCCTCATCGACCTCGACCGGTTCCGCTCGGTCAACGACACCCTCGGCCACCTCGCCGGCGACCGCCTCCTGTTGCAGATAGCGGAACGGCTGCGCCCCGCACTGCCGCGCGGCGCCGAGGCCGCCCGGCTCGGCGGCGACGAGTTCGCCGTCCTGCTGCCGGTCGCCGACTCCACCACCGCCGCCCAGCGCGTCGCCCGCGGCCTCGTCGCCGAACTCGGCTCCCCGCTCGACCTCGACGGACTCACCCTGGTCCTGGAGGCCAGCGCCGGGGTCGCCGTCTACCCGGACCACGCCCAGGACGCCGAGGGCCTCCTGCGCCGCGCCGACGTGGCGATGTACCAGGCAAAACGGGACCGCACCGGCGTCGAGGTCTACGAGTCCAAGCGTGACTCCAACACCCCCGACCGCCTCGGTCTCCTCGGCGATCTGCGCCGCGCGCTCGACGCGGGCGAGGTCGAACTGCACTACCAGCCCAAGGTCCGTTTCGACGGCCAGGTCGCCGGGCTGGAGGCGCTGGTGCGCTGGGTCCACCCGGAGCGCGGCCGGGTCCCCCCGGACGAGTTCATCGCCATCGCCGAGTCCTCCGGGCTGATGCCGCACCTCACCGAGTACGTCCTGGAGACGGCCCTCGGCCAGGTCGCCCGCTGGCGCGCCCAGGGCCTCAACGTCCCGGTCGCCGTCAACGTCTCCCCGCGCGACGTGCACAGCCCCGGCTTCGCCGGCGCCGTGGCGGCCCGGCTCGCCCGGCACGGCGTACCGGCCGGGGCGCTCCAGCTCGAGATCACCGAACACGTCCTGCTGGAGGACCCGCAGCGGGCCGCCGACACCCTCGCCGCGCTGACCGGGCACGGCGTGCGGATGTCCCTGGACGACTTCGGCACCGGCTACTCCTCCCTGGTCCACCTGCGACGGCTGCCGGTCAGCGAACTGAAGATCGACCGCAGCTTCGTCGCCCGTCTCGCCGTCGACACCGAGGACGCGGAGATCGTCCGCTGCACCGTCGACCTCGCCCACTCGCTGGGACTGCTGGTCGTCGCCGAGGGCGTGGAGGACGACGAGACCTGGGAGCGGTTGCGCGACCTGGGGTGCGACGCGGTCCAGGGATGGCTGGTCGCCGCCGCCATGCCCGCGGACGAGACGACGGCCTGGCTGCGGGCGCGGGGGGCCCGGGGATGGCGGCGGCCCGCCGAACTCGCCGCCGAGGCGCGGTCCGCGCGTGCCGTTCGGTCCGGGCCTCCGCAGTAA
- the gatC gene encoding Asp-tRNA(Asn)/Glu-tRNA(Gln) amidotransferase subunit GatC, whose protein sequence is MPGITREEVAHLARLARLELKAEELEHFAGQLDDILGAVARVSEVAGQDVPPTSHPLPMTNVMRADEVRPSLTPEQALSGAPAQEQQRFKVPQILGED, encoded by the coding sequence ATGCCTGGCATCACGCGCGAGGAGGTCGCTCACCTCGCTCGGCTGGCGCGTCTGGAGCTCAAGGCCGAAGAACTCGAACACTTCGCCGGACAGCTCGACGACATTCTCGGCGCGGTCGCCCGCGTCTCCGAAGTCGCCGGACAAGACGTACCGCCGACCTCCCACCCGCTGCCGATGACGAACGTCATGCGGGCGGACGAGGTCCGTCCGTCGCTCACCCCGGAGCAGGCGCTCTCCGGCGCGCCCGCCCAGGAGCAGCAGCGTTTCAAGGTGCCGCAGATCCTCGGGGAGGACTGA
- the ligA gene encoding NAD-dependent DNA ligase LigA, which translates to MAGEQQNADVPADARERHKQLAEQVEEHRFRYYVNDQPVVSDAEFDQLLRALTELEERYPPLRTPDSPTQKVAGQYETEFTSVEHRERMLSLDNAFDDEELSAWADRVAKEAGAPGYHFLCELKIDGLAVNLTYEHGRLTRAATRGDGRVGEDITPNVRTISDIPERLHGDDVPALVEIRGEVFFPMEEFEKLNARLVEAGEKPFANPRNAAAGSLRQKDPRVTATRPLHMVVHGIGAREGFTIDCLSHAYDLLRAWGLPTARHNKVVDGLEGVREFIRYHGDHRHSVEHEIDGVVVKLDEVPLQGRLGSTSRAPRWAIAWKYPPEEVNSRLVDIRVGVGRTGRVTPYAQVEPVTVAGSEVEFATLHNQDVVRAKGVLIGDTVVLRKAGDVIPEILGPVADLRDGTERPFTMPAECPECGTPLKPMKEGDIDLRCPNARSCPAQLRERIYYLAGRKSLDIENFGYVAATALTQPLEPSEPPLRDEGDLFDLTVDQLLPIRSYVLDPDSGLPKRDPKTGEEKIVTFFANKQGEAKKNTLAMLDHIEQAKQRPLARVLTGLSIRHVGPVAAQALAREFRSVERIEAATEEELARTEGVGPTIAASLKSWFAEEWHREIVRKWREAGVRMEEESTGEDEGPRPLEGLTVVVTGTLEHHTRDNAKEALQSRGAKVTGSVSKKTSFVVVGDNPGSKYDKAMQAKVPVLDEAGFAVLLEQGADAAREVALPLPE; encoded by the coding sequence GTGGCCGGCGAACAGCAGAACGCAGACGTTCCCGCGGACGCGCGGGAACGGCACAAGCAACTCGCCGAACAGGTCGAGGAGCACCGCTTCCGCTACTACGTCAACGACCAGCCCGTCGTCAGCGACGCCGAGTTCGACCAGCTGCTGCGCGCCCTCACCGAGCTGGAGGAGCGGTACCCGCCGCTGCGCACCCCCGACTCGCCCACCCAGAAGGTCGCCGGGCAGTACGAGACGGAGTTCACCTCCGTCGAGCACCGCGAGCGCATGCTCTCCCTCGACAACGCCTTCGACGACGAGGAACTCTCCGCCTGGGCCGACCGGGTCGCCAAGGAGGCCGGCGCCCCCGGCTACCACTTCCTGTGCGAGCTGAAGATCGACGGACTCGCCGTCAACCTCACCTACGAACACGGCCGCCTCACCCGCGCCGCCACCCGCGGCGACGGCCGCGTCGGCGAGGACATCACCCCCAACGTCCGCACCATCTCCGACATCCCCGAGCGGCTGCACGGTGACGACGTGCCCGCTCTCGTCGAGATCCGCGGCGAGGTCTTCTTCCCGATGGAGGAGTTCGAGAAGCTCAACGCCCGCCTGGTGGAGGCGGGCGAGAAGCCCTTCGCCAACCCGCGCAACGCCGCCGCCGGCTCCCTGCGCCAGAAGGACCCCCGGGTCACCGCGACCCGCCCGCTGCACATGGTCGTCCACGGCATCGGCGCCCGCGAGGGCTTCACCATCGACTGCCTCTCCCACGCCTACGACCTGCTGCGCGCCTGGGGCCTGCCCACCGCCCGGCACAACAAGGTCGTCGACGGACTGGAGGGCGTCCGCGAGTTCATCCGGTACCACGGCGACCACCGGCACTCCGTCGAGCACGAGATCGACGGTGTCGTCGTCAAGCTCGACGAGGTCCCCCTCCAGGGCCGTCTCGGCTCCACCTCCCGCGCCCCGCGCTGGGCCATCGCCTGGAAGTACCCGCCCGAGGAGGTCAACAGCCGCCTCGTCGACATCCGCGTCGGCGTCGGCCGCACCGGACGCGTCACCCCGTACGCCCAGGTCGAACCGGTCACCGTGGCCGGCTCCGAGGTCGAGTTCGCCACCCTGCACAACCAGGACGTGGTCCGTGCCAAGGGCGTCCTCATCGGCGACACCGTGGTCCTGCGCAAGGCCGGCGACGTCATCCCGGAGATCCTCGGCCCCGTCGCCGACCTCCGCGACGGCACCGAGCGCCCCTTCACGATGCCCGCCGAGTGCCCCGAGTGCGGCACCCCGCTGAAGCCGATGAAGGAGGGCGACATCGACCTCCGCTGCCCCAACGCCCGCTCCTGCCCCGCCCAGCTGCGCGAGCGGATCTACTACCTCGCCGGCCGCAAGAGCCTGGACATCGAGAACTTCGGCTACGTCGCCGCCACCGCCCTCACCCAGCCGCTGGAGCCCTCCGAGCCGCCGCTGCGCGACGAGGGCGACCTCTTCGACCTCACCGTCGACCAGCTCCTGCCCATCCGCTCCTACGTCCTCGACCCGGACAGCGGCCTGCCCAAACGCGACCCGAAGACCGGCGAGGAGAAGATCGTCACCTTCTTCGCCAACAAGCAGGGCGAGGCGAAGAAGAACACCCTCGCCATGCTCGACCACATCGAACAGGCCAAGCAGCGCCCTCTCGCCCGCGTCCTCACCGGCCTCTCCATCCGCCACGTCGGCCCGGTCGCCGCCCAGGCGCTGGCCCGCGAGTTCCGCTCCGTCGAGCGGATCGAGGCCGCCACCGAGGAGGAGCTGGCGCGGACCGAAGGCGTCGGGCCGACCATCGCCGCCTCCCTCAAGAGCTGGTTCGCCGAGGAGTGGCACCGCGAGATCGTCCGCAAGTGGCGCGAGGCGGGCGTGCGGATGGAGGAGGAGTCCACCGGCGAGGACGAAGGCCCCCGCCCGCTGGAGGGCCTCACCGTCGTCGTCACCGGCACCCTGGAGCACCACACCCGGGACAACGCCAAGGAAGCCCTCCAGAGCAGGGGCGCCAAAGTGACAGGTTCTGTCTCGAAGAAGACTTCGTTCGTGGTCGTCGGTGACAATCCCGGCTCCAAGTACGACAAGGCCATGCAGGCGAAAGTCCCGGTCCTGGACGAGGCGGGCTTCGCCGTCCTCCTCGAACAGGGCGCCGACGCCGCACGTGAAGTGGCACTTCCGCTTCCCGAGTGA